A genomic region of Pseudomonas migulae contains the following coding sequences:
- a CDS encoding phospholipase, which translates to MKHALNNPYITRNFNPNNWMSDIPIIDSLSLAELVLPGAHNAGVDKKASYTALGISHWAACQNNSFYYQLTHGARALDLRLEYAVGGDGVGTFWFQHNGFRSSRSLESLIMSVIRFLDENPDEFIILDFHQLNPGNQRFDYKEFNRLLLTHLGNRLIPSTHVFLTLGQLKQASHARRVMVAAENHTELDSTYFCEYIEHEWSGIGTASVSELNVHITKVMKFPPGGSLPWSLSATSYNVAEGPVNIREHLDRWFDPALSDWVLNSNIINADFFETSNLVRHCRTANLIKANNH; encoded by the coding sequence ATGAAGCACGCTCTCAACAACCCATATATCACCAGAAACTTTAACCCCAATAACTGGATGTCCGACATCCCCATCATTGATTCGCTATCGCTCGCAGAGTTGGTATTACCCGGCGCGCATAATGCCGGCGTCGACAAGAAAGCTTCTTATACGGCGCTGGGCATCAGTCACTGGGCCGCCTGCCAGAACAACTCCTTTTATTACCAGCTGACCCACGGCGCACGGGCGCTCGATTTAAGGCTGGAGTATGCGGTTGGCGGCGATGGCGTCGGTACTTTCTGGTTTCAGCATAACGGTTTCCGTTCCTCCAGGTCGCTGGAAAGCCTGATCATGAGCGTCATCCGGTTTCTGGATGAAAATCCCGACGAGTTCATCATCCTGGATTTTCACCAGTTGAATCCGGGCAACCAGCGCTTTGACTATAAAGAGTTCAACAGGCTGCTGCTGACGCATCTCGGTAACCGGCTGATTCCTTCCACACACGTATTCCTGACCCTCGGTCAATTGAAACAGGCCAGCCATGCCCGGCGAGTGATGGTGGCCGCCGAGAATCACACGGAGCTCGATTCGACCTACTTCTGTGAATACATCGAGCACGAGTGGAGCGGCATCGGGACCGCCAGTGTCAGCGAACTGAACGTTCATATCACCAAGGTCATGAAGTTCCCGCCTGGCGGGTCCTTGCCGTGGTCGCTCTCCGCGACCAGTTACAATGTCGCCGAGGGGCCGGTAAATATTCGCGAACATCTAGATCGATGGTTCGATCCTGCACTCAGTGACTGGGTTCTGAACAGCAACATCATCAACGCTGACTTTTTTGAAACGTCGAATCTGGTTCGTCATTGCCGCACTGCCAATCTGATCAAAGCCAACAATCATTAA